A stretch of Rana temporaria chromosome 2 unlocalized genomic scaffold, aRanTem1.1 chr2j, whole genome shotgun sequence DNA encodes these proteins:
- the LOC120921630 gene encoding protein ANTAGONIST OF LIKE HETEROCHROMATIN PROTEIN 1-like, giving the protein MPTVVAATAAILLEVQRRRRRRRRRRYWVHPIIANRDERGQFMILYEDLRGHEDKFFNYTRMSITSFDELLGLTYHSLERQNTCFRASIQPAQRLLITLRYLATGNSFGSLHYEFKVGKSTISGIVHETCLVLWNVLKPLVFKKPTKEDWLKISDEFWERCNFPNCVGAIDGKHIRILRPFDSGSQFFNYKKYFSFVLMAVVDAKYNFIYIDVGAYGSSSDSGVFNHSTFGRMIRANSLDLPNDSSLPGTNEPALPFVFVGDEAFALGKNLRPFSSRALSNDKRIFNYRLTRARRVVECAFGILANKWRILHTAINLSLEHAVSAVKTACALHNYVRERDGIDYEDSMMHNMEAAQWSLTRGTSSGKLIRDQFLNYFLSPAGELPWQLQAI; this is encoded by the exons ATGCCTACAGTTGTTGCTGCAACAGCAGCAATCTTGCTGGAAGttcagaggaggagaaggaggaggagaagaagaagatactgggTTCATCCTATCATTGCAAATAGGGATGAAAGAGGGCAGTTCATGATATTATATGAAGATCTCCGTGGGCATGAGGACAAGTTTTTTAATTATACACGCATGTCAATAACCag ttttGATGAATTGTTAGGACTAACGTACCATAGTTTGGAGCGCCAGAACACATGCTTCAGAGCAAGCATCCAGCCTGCACAAAGATTATTAATCACATTAAG GTACCTAGCTACAGGAAATTCATTTGGAAGTCTCCACTATGAGTTCAAGGTTGGAAAATCAACTATATCTGGCATTGTACATGAAACATGccttgttttatggaatgtactAAAACCATTGGTCTTCAAAAAGCCTACAAAAGAAGATTGGTTGAAGATATCAGATGAATTCTGGGAGAGATGTAATTTTCCAAACTGTGTGGGAGCCATCGATGGCAAGCACATACGCATCCTGAGGCCATTTGATAGTGGGAGtcagttttttaattataaaaaatatttttcgtttGTATTAATGGCAGTGGTAGATGCCAAATATAATTTCATTTATATTGATGTGGGTGCTTATGGTAGCAGCTCTGATTCTGGTGTATTTAATCATTCCACATTTGGGAGAATGATAAGGGCGAATAGTCTGGATTTACCTAACGATTCCTCCTTGCCCGGAACAAATGAGCCAGCCCTCCCATTTGTTTTTGTAGGGGACGAAGCGTTTGCCCTTGGTAAAAATCTTCGACCATTCTCAAGTAGAGCGCTGAGCAATgataaaagaatatttaattaTCGGCTCACTAGGGCACGTCGAGTAGTAGAGTGTGCATTTGGAATTCTTGCCAATAAATGGAGAATATTACACACCGCCATCAATCTCAGTTTGGAGCATGCTGTCTCTGCTGTCAAAACTGCGTGTGCACTGCACAACTATGTGCGAGAACGTGATGGAATTGATTATGAGGATTCCATGATGCATAACATGGAGGCGGCACAGTGGAGTTTGACTAGGGGCACTAGCAGTGGGAAATTGATTCGAGATCAATTTCTTAATTACTTTCTATCGCCAGCTGGCGAGTTACCTTGGCAGCTGCAggcaatttaa